From Bacteroidota bacterium, the proteins below share one genomic window:
- the xdhA gene encoding xanthine dehydrogenase small subunit: MRNIIRFFFQNNTVEIDLNRENLSPTTTVLQWLRSRPDTKGTKEGCAEGDCGACTVVIGELSDDDTIRYTAIDSCLVFLPMLDGKQLITVECLSNHPQTKDDLHPVQQAMVDTDGSQCGYCTPGFIMSLFALYKQGANPDRTETCDALTGNLCRCTGYRPIAEAAARSCAAPAADTIASQEPATIAALRELAASANPLLIQTSTQRYLRPMSLEAALASIAEDASLLPFNGATDLALRVTKLHEVLPALLDLSGINALRRIEILPDNIRIGAGCSLESIRRTVRDQLPALAAILDVFGSRQIRSLATIGGNLGSASPIGDTLPLLFAYGASIHLASTQGERDIPMDRYITGYRQTVRRPDELITALTIPLPGPDDLVRAYKVSKRKDLDIATVSGAFRLRIVGDTVQEAVIAFGGMAASTQRVFPAEDLLIGKPWSRTNAQAAAEVVYHHFTPLSDARSGAEFRRLAARNLLLKFWSETAAQFVQ, from the coding sequence TTGAGGAACATCATTCGCTTCTTTTTTCAAAACAACACGGTCGAGATCGATCTGAACAGGGAAAACCTGTCTCCCACTACCACCGTCCTGCAGTGGCTCCGTTCCAGGCCGGATACGAAAGGCACCAAGGAGGGCTGCGCGGAAGGTGACTGTGGCGCGTGTACCGTTGTGATCGGCGAACTGTCCGACGATGATACGATCCGATACACGGCTATCGACTCCTGCCTGGTCTTCCTGCCCATGCTGGACGGCAAACAACTGATCACCGTCGAATGCCTCTCCAACCATCCGCAGACGAAGGATGACTTACATCCGGTGCAGCAAGCCATGGTCGATACAGACGGAAGCCAATGCGGCTACTGTACTCCCGGCTTCATCATGTCCTTGTTTGCGCTGTACAAGCAAGGCGCCAACCCGGATCGTACGGAAACCTGCGATGCGCTGACCGGCAACCTATGCCGCTGTACCGGATACCGCCCGATCGCTGAAGCAGCGGCGCGCTCCTGTGCCGCACCGGCAGCCGATACGATTGCTTCGCAAGAACCAGCTACCATCGCGGCCTTGCGTGAACTGGCTGCCTCAGCGAATCCACTGCTCATCCAGACGTCCACCCAACGGTACCTGCGACCCATGAGCCTCGAAGCGGCGCTGGCATCCATCGCGGAAGACGCGTCGCTCCTTCCGTTCAATGGCGCTACCGACCTCGCGCTTCGTGTCACCAAACTTCACGAGGTGTTGCCGGCCTTGCTGGATCTTTCCGGAATCAATGCGCTTCGCCGTATCGAAATCCTCCCCGACAACATCCGAATCGGCGCGGGCTGTTCGCTCGAATCCATTCGCCGGACCGTGCGGGATCAGCTTCCGGCACTCGCAGCTATCCTCGATGTATTCGGCTCTCGCCAGATCCGCAGCCTCGCCACCATCGGCGGCAACCTCGGTTCTGCTTCGCCCATCGGTGACACATTACCCTTGTTATTCGCCTACGGAGCTTCCATTCACCTGGCCAGCACACAGGGTGAACGCGACATCCCCATGGACCGTTACATCACCGGTTACCGGCAAACCGTTCGCCGACCCGACGAACTCATCACTGCACTCACCATCCCCTTGCCCGGACCCGACGACCTTGTTCGTGCCTATAAAGTTTCCAAACGGAAAGACCTCGACATTGCTACAGTGAGCGGCGCTTTTCGGCTTCGCATCGTCGGCGATACGGTGCAGGAAGCCGTCATCGCCTTCGGCGGTATGGCCGCATCCACGCAGCGGGTTTTCCCCGCGGAAGATCTGCTGATCGGTAAACCCTGGTCCAGAACGAATGCGCAAGCTGCCGCCGAAGTCGTCTACCACCATTTCACGCCCTTGTCCGACGCGCGCTCAGGCGCTGAATTCCGTCGGCTCGCGGCTCGTAACCTCCTCCTGAAATTCTGGTCCGAAACTGCGGCGCAGTTTGTACAATGA
- the allB gene encoding allantoinase AllB, whose amino-acid sequence MEAEKAIHSKRVLLPDGIRDVTLLIGNGTILSIEPGKWSAPKGFPFIEAGESLIMPGLIDSHVHINEPGRTDWEGFESMTKAAAAGGITTLVDMPLNSSPVTTNTKALQAKLDAAQGKLMVNLGCYGGIVPGNSDQLEALAKAGVLGFKVFLTHSGIDEFPETSMKELDRVAPILAKLGLPLLAHAELDNSHPGQAELEDDHYSYNAYLHSRPNTWEDEAVRQLIALCEKHKVRTHIVHLSSASALPMIREARAKGLPLTAETCPHYVYFSSEKIPDADTRFKCAPPIRDAANNQLLWDALTDHTLDFIVTDHSPAPPETKELDSGDLKAAWGGIASIQFSLPVVWTLAKQRKNTLEEVAAWMSTRVADFLGLPKKGRIQVGADADLVIWSPDKKMKINRNNIQFRHKVTPYEGEMVFGVVEQTWVNGELAYDRGGFVSSPPGKILLHQA is encoded by the coding sequence ATGGAAGCCGAAAAAGCCATTCACAGTAAACGGGTGCTCCTGCCCGACGGTATCCGGGACGTGACCTTACTCATCGGGAATGGAACCATCCTGTCGATCGAACCCGGGAAATGGTCCGCACCGAAAGGCTTCCCGTTCATCGAAGCCGGCGAATCCCTCATCATGCCCGGACTCATCGATTCGCACGTACACATCAACGAGCCGGGTCGAACCGACTGGGAAGGCTTTGAGTCCATGACCAAAGCCGCTGCAGCCGGCGGTATCACCACACTGGTGGATATGCCGCTGAACTCCTCACCCGTCACCACCAACACCAAAGCGCTACAAGCCAAGCTCGATGCCGCACAGGGAAAACTGATGGTGAACCTCGGATGCTACGGCGGCATTGTACCCGGCAATTCCGATCAACTCGAAGCGCTCGCCAAGGCCGGTGTGCTTGGTTTCAAGGTATTCCTCACACATTCCGGGATCGATGAATTTCCGGAAACCTCGATGAAGGAACTCGACCGCGTCGCGCCGATCCTGGCTAAACTCGGCCTGCCCTTGTTGGCCCATGCGGAACTCGACAACTCCCATCCGGGTCAGGCGGAATTGGAGGACGACCACTACTCCTATAATGCCTACTTGCATTCACGACCCAACACCTGGGAGGATGAAGCGGTACGACAGTTGATCGCCTTATGTGAAAAACACAAAGTTCGGACGCACATCGTCCACCTTTCTTCCGCCTCGGCTTTACCGATGATCCGCGAGGCGCGCGCCAAAGGCTTGCCGCTCACTGCAGAAACTTGTCCGCACTACGTCTACTTCTCCTCGGAAAAAATCCCCGACGCCGACACGCGCTTCAAATGCGCGCCACCGATCCGCGATGCCGCGAACAACCAGCTGTTGTGGGATGCCTTGACGGATCACACACTCGACTTCATCGTCACCGATCACTCACCCGCTCCTCCGGAAACCAAAGAGCTCGACTCCGGCGATCTGAAAGCGGCCTGGGGCGGCATTGCCTCCATCCAGTTCTCCTTACCGGTCGTTTGGACGCTGGCCAAACAACGCAAGAACACCCTGGAAGAGGTCGCCGCCTGGATGAGTACACGGGTAGCCGATTTTTTAGGCTTGCCTAAAAAAGGTCGCATCCAGGTCGGAGCCGATGCGGACCTGGTCATCTGGAGCCCGGATAAGAAAATGAAGATCAACCGGAACAACATCCAGTTCCGTCACAAAGTCACCCCCTACGAAGGCGAGATGGTTTTCGGCGTGGTTGAGCAAACCTGGGTTAATGGCGAACTGGCATACGACCGTGGCGGGTTCGTATCTTCGCCACCCGGAAAAATTCTTCTACACCAGGCATGA
- the xdhB gene encoding xanthine dehydrogenase molybdopterin binding subunit, producing the protein MNPYSVHHDSAVRHVSGKSVYIDDIAVPENVLHGRVVYSRYAHARIRSIDTTEARQLEGVHAVLTWNDIPGENQMGPVIHDEPCLANGEVVCIGQAIALIAAESEAIARAAEQRIRIDYEPLEAVLDLPTAIARKTLLAPERIMHRGDIQKGLEQSPLRLEGSLTTGAQEHWYLETQSALCIPGEGKEMTVYSSTQHPSETQAVVAEVLGLPKHEVVVEVRRMGGAFGGKETQANHTAAWTALLANHTKRPVKIRLFRDDDQKITGKRHPFLFHYKVGFNSEGQLLALDVEQHSDAGCATDLSMAILERAMLHADNAYYIPDMRVTGRAYRTNLPSNTAFRGFGGPQGMACMEAIIDRIARHLGMDPLDVRKKNFYGEDFRNITHFGQQVELNRIHVICEQLERSSDYKIRRESIHAFNERNEFLKRGIAMTPVKFGISFTTTFLNQAGALVNIYTDGTLLVNHGGTEMGQGLNTKIAQIAAAELGVSMERVKVNATNTSKVPNTSATAASAGTDLNGMAVKHAVDQLKQRLCKFAAEEFTRRNPDLPVSAANVRIEADIVFDERYPEKHRMIFSETTGLAHLHQVGLSSTGFYRTPDIGWDKQKGWGKPFNYFAFGMAVSEVEVDTLTGYVRHLRTDILHDVGESINPRIDIGQVEGAYIQGLGWCTTEEVKHDANGNLLNHSPDTYKIPAFGDMPEDFRVQLLQGYPNPRAIRRSKAVAEPPFMLAFATWLAIKDAVSSVGHHRQEPEFSLPATNEVILLSIEKLRSAGR; encoded by the coding sequence ATGAACCCATACTCCGTTCACCACGATAGCGCCGTTCGCCATGTCTCAGGAAAGAGTGTATACATCGACGACATAGCGGTTCCGGAAAATGTCCTGCACGGACGTGTCGTGTACAGTCGCTACGCGCATGCTCGCATCCGTTCCATCGACACCACGGAAGCTCGACAATTGGAGGGCGTACACGCTGTCCTGACCTGGAACGACATTCCCGGTGAAAACCAGATGGGGCCTGTCATTCACGACGAGCCCTGCCTTGCAAACGGGGAAGTGGTCTGCATCGGACAAGCGATCGCGCTCATCGCGGCCGAATCGGAAGCGATCGCCCGGGCAGCCGAACAACGCATTCGCATCGACTACGAACCACTGGAAGCGGTCCTTGACCTGCCTACCGCTATCGCCCGCAAGACACTGCTCGCACCCGAACGGATCATGCACCGCGGCGATATCCAAAAAGGCCTCGAACAGTCGCCACTACGGCTGGAAGGATCGCTGACTACCGGCGCCCAGGAACACTGGTACCTCGAAACACAATCCGCGCTCTGCATCCCGGGTGAAGGAAAAGAGATGACGGTCTACTCCTCTACACAACACCCTTCCGAAACGCAGGCGGTTGTAGCGGAAGTGCTCGGTCTCCCGAAACACGAGGTGGTCGTGGAGGTGCGCAGGATGGGAGGAGCTTTTGGCGGCAAGGAAACGCAAGCCAACCACACCGCCGCCTGGACGGCTCTGCTCGCCAATCACACCAAACGCCCGGTGAAAATCCGCCTCTTCCGCGACGACGACCAGAAGATCACCGGCAAGCGGCACCCATTTCTTTTCCACTACAAAGTCGGCTTCAACTCCGAAGGACAACTGCTGGCACTCGATGTAGAACAACATTCCGACGCCGGATGCGCGACCGACCTGAGCATGGCCATCCTCGAGCGTGCGATGCTGCATGCCGACAACGCCTATTACATCCCCGACATGCGCGTAACCGGACGCGCCTATCGTACTAACCTGCCTTCCAACACCGCATTCAGGGGATTCGGCGGTCCGCAGGGGATGGCCTGCATGGAGGCGATCATCGACCGCATCGCCCGTCACCTCGGCATGGATCCGCTCGACGTTCGAAAGAAGAATTTTTACGGGGAGGACTTCCGCAACATCACCCACTTCGGCCAGCAGGTTGAACTCAACCGTATCCATGTCATCTGCGAACAGCTCGAACGTTCATCGGATTATAAGATAAGAAGGGAGTCGATCCATGCCTTCAACGAACGCAACGAGTTCCTGAAACGAGGCATCGCCATGACCCCGGTCAAATTCGGCATCTCGTTCACCACCACCTTCCTCAACCAGGCCGGAGCACTCGTCAACATCTACACCGACGGCACCCTGTTGGTCAACCACGGCGGAACGGAGATGGGCCAGGGCCTCAACACCAAGATCGCCCAGATCGCCGCGGCCGAACTGGGCGTGAGCATGGAGCGGGTAAAAGTTAACGCGACAAACACATCGAAAGTACCCAACACGTCGGCTACCGCCGCCTCGGCCGGCACCGACCTGAACGGTATGGCGGTAAAGCACGCGGTCGACCAACTCAAACAACGGCTCTGCAAATTCGCCGCGGAAGAGTTTACCCGCAGAAACCCGGACCTGCCCGTTTCCGCTGCCAACGTGCGCATCGAGGCGGATATCGTTTTCGATGAACGCTATCCCGAAAAACACCGCATGATTTTTTCGGAAACGACCGGCCTTGCCCACCTTCACCAGGTTGGCCTCTCCTCGACCGGTTTCTACCGCACCCCGGATATCGGTTGGGATAAGCAAAAAGGTTGGGGGAAGCCGTTCAATTACTTCGCCTTCGGCATGGCCGTCAGCGAAGTGGAAGTCGATACCCTGACTGGATACGTGCGCCACCTTCGTACTGATATTCTACACGACGTCGGTGAATCGATCAACCCGCGCATCGACATCGGCCAGGTGGAAGGCGCCTACATCCAGGGCCTCGGCTGGTGTACGACGGAGGAAGTCAAGCACGACGCAAACGGCAATCTGCTCAACCACTCCCCCGACACTTACAAGATCCCGGCGTTCGGCGATATGCCGGAAGATTTTCGGGTGCAGTTGCTGCAAGGCTATCCAAACCCCCGTGCCATCCGACGTAGCAAAGCGGTGGCCGAACCTCCGTTCATGCTGGCCTTTGCAACCTGGCTGGCGATCAAAGACGCCGTCTCGTCGGTCGGGCATCATCGCCAGGAACCGGAATTCAGCTTACCGGCGACCAACGAGGTTATCCTGCTATCCATTGAAAAACTTCGGTCGGCAGGGCGGTAA
- the alc gene encoding allantoicase, whose translation MNQHDAPAFTRLINLAAAQLGAEALLCTDDFFAEKENLVKSGRGIFIPDKYTDRGKWMDGWESRRKRVPGHDWCIVRLGAPGIVRGFDIDTNHFLGNHPPHASIEACYRPDFPDAAVLDSAAVEWKEILPKSPLQPGSQNFYACDHQQLVTHVKLHIYPDGGVARLKVYGEVKKDWSKVGSNDRVDLASALNGAKAILCNDMFFSHMDNLLMPGRGVNMGDGWETKRNRTPNNRDWVIIRLAHPGTIDEILVDTCHFKGNYPDGCSLEGCYLPEGKDPDLADDKIQWTELLPRQKLQADHEHTYKSEIKQHQRISHVHLYIYPDGGVSRLRLFGTIGKP comes from the coding sequence ATGAACCAGCACGACGCACCGGCCTTTACCAGACTGATCAACCTGGCCGCCGCCCAATTGGGCGCCGAAGCGCTATTGTGTACCGACGACTTTTTCGCCGAGAAGGAAAATCTGGTGAAATCGGGACGCGGCATCTTCATCCCCGACAAATACACCGACCGCGGCAAGTGGATGGACGGTTGGGAGTCGCGCAGGAAACGTGTTCCCGGCCACGACTGGTGCATCGTCCGCTTAGGCGCGCCGGGCATCGTACGCGGCTTCGACATCGACACCAACCACTTCCTGGGCAACCATCCACCACACGCTTCCATCGAAGCCTGCTATCGCCCCGACTTCCCCGATGCCGCTGTTCTTGATTCCGCCGCCGTGGAATGGAAAGAGATCTTACCCAAGTCCCCGCTTCAACCGGGCAGTCAGAATTTTTACGCCTGCGATCACCAACAGTTGGTAACGCACGTCAAGTTGCACATCTATCCCGATGGCGGAGTCGCCCGACTCAAAGTGTACGGGGAGGTGAAAAAGGACTGGAGCAAAGTCGGCAGTAATGATCGCGTCGACCTGGCTTCCGCCCTGAACGGCGCCAAGGCGATCCTGTGCAACGACATGTTCTTCTCCCACATGGACAACCTCCTCATGCCCGGCCGCGGGGTGAACATGGGAGACGGATGGGAAACCAAACGCAACCGAACACCCAACAACCGCGATTGGGTCATCATCCGACTGGCACATCCCGGAACGATTGATGAAATTCTGGTGGACACCTGCCACTTCAAAGGAAACTACCCCGATGGCTGTTCGCTGGAAGGCTGCTATCTGCCGGAGGGCAAGGACCCCGATTTAGCTGACGACAAGATCCAGTGGACCGAATTGCTCCCACGACAAAAGCTACAGGCGGATCACGAACATACCTACAAGTCGGAAATTAAACAGCACCAGCGGATCTCGCACGTCCACCTGTATATCTATCCGGACGGAGGTGTAAGCCGTCTGCGACTCTTCGGAACTATTGGGAAGCCCTGA
- a CDS encoding urate hydroxylase PuuD: MQQTETPDPRKDELEEDLNTIRSWRNVLVGAAILLPLGYLLWQGAGTLGWQPHLLDWLHLIVRWAHVVLGVAWIGASFYFIFLENSLNRTKDLRDELAGNLWAIHGGGFYYVEKYKNAPKKLPEKLHWFKYEAYFTWLTGMLLLTIVYYFNAKAFMVDPAVRDISPLQAIGIGIGSLFAGWFIYDALCKSPLLERKSLFAVIGFMIVVLLAWLLSRYLSGRAAFMHIGALLGTIMAGNVFFVIIPAQKALVAAARRGQTPDPTLGKFAGLRSLHNNYITLPVIYVMISNHFPVTYGGAWNWAILAGLTLGSVAVRHYINLHEKGIHAASMLPLAAIALFALIVVTAPKPSTTGGKPVSFSQVAPIFQERCISCHSAKPTDDVQKIAPNGVMFDTPDQIKKMADRILVRAVQTHTMPQANKTGMTEAERQLIGDWINQGASLQ; encoded by the coding sequence ATGCAACAGACCGAAACACCCGATCCGCGTAAAGACGAACTGGAAGAGGACCTGAACACGATCCGCTCCTGGCGAAATGTGCTGGTCGGAGCAGCCATCCTCCTGCCGCTGGGATACCTGCTGTGGCAAGGTGCCGGCACACTGGGCTGGCAACCCCATCTCCTCGACTGGCTGCACCTCATCGTTCGCTGGGCACACGTAGTACTCGGAGTAGCCTGGATCGGCGCCAGCTTCTATTTCATCTTCCTCGAAAACAGTCTCAACCGCACGAAGGACTTGCGCGATGAACTCGCCGGCAACCTCTGGGCCATTCACGGTGGGGGATTCTACTATGTAGAGAAGTATAAAAACGCCCCCAAAAAACTGCCGGAAAAACTCCACTGGTTCAAGTATGAAGCCTATTTCACCTGGCTGACCGGTATGCTGCTGCTGACGATCGTGTACTACTTCAACGCCAAGGCATTCATGGTCGACCCTGCGGTACGCGACATCAGTCCCCTGCAAGCAATCGGCATAGGAATTGGATCCCTCTTTGCAGGCTGGTTCATTTACGACGCGCTGTGCAAGTCACCTTTACTGGAAAGAAAGAGCTTGTTTGCAGTAATCGGCTTCATGATCGTGGTCTTACTGGCCTGGCTCTTGTCCCGCTACCTGAGCGGACGAGCAGCCTTTATGCACATCGGCGCGCTGCTGGGCACCATCATGGCCGGCAATGTCTTCTTCGTGATCATTCCTGCCCAGAAAGCGCTGGTAGCCGCGGCGCGTCGCGGACAAACACCCGACCCGACGCTGGGAAAATTTGCGGGCCTTCGCTCGCTGCATAACAACTACATCACCTTGCCGGTCATCTATGTGATGATCAGCAACCACTTCCCCGTCACCTACGGAGGCGCCTGGAACTGGGCAATCCTTGCGGGTCTGACCCTGGGAAGCGTGGCGGTTCGTCACTACATCAATCTGCATGAAAAAGGAATCCATGCAGCCAGCATGTTACCACTTGCCGCCATCGCCTTATTCGCGCTGATTGTCGTAACCGCCCCGAAGCCTTCAACAACCGGCGGTAAGCCTGTATCCTTCTCTCAGGTCGCTCCCATCTTTCAAGAGCGTTGTATATCCTGTCATTCCGCGAAGCCGACCGACGACGTACAGAAAATCGCGCCGAATGGCGTCATGTTCGACACCCCGGATCAGATCAAAAAAATGGCCGACCGGATTCTCGTACGTGCCGTGCAAACGCACACCATGCCCCAGGCGAATAAGACCGGCATGACGGAGGCGGAACGCCAACTCATTGGAGACTGGATCAACCAGGGAGCCTCCTTACAATAA